In Microvenator marinus, one genomic interval encodes:
- the brxC gene encoding BREX system P-loop protein BrxC, producing MTISELFDSDITRPIPPVVYFHEKDPAQLKNEVDEYIITGGWPEGHPNHERTKDGIHEQYVRLLTNISRELAKEGGPELPTAWISGFYGSGKSSFAKLLGMALDGVALPDGTSLAEAWLKRNTSPRAHEMRDAWKELRQKVEPISVVFDIGGIARDHEHVHVAALRQIQSRLGYCAQNAKVALAELKLERDGEWKRFEEKASEVLGKSWKESRLGSFADEDFSVVMCALYPSRYPEPLSWFTAHGGSTLSDNSPAETVQAIADMLRFRAPDATLFLVVDEVSQYVLANKDRVDRLRAFATELGTKLRGKVWLIALGQQMLDDGAGESFLVWAKDRFPPQLRVHLSPNNIRDVVYLRLLKKKEAAKPQLHQLFEKHRAELKLHAYGCETITAEDFVDMYPMLPGQIDLILQITTQLRIRSNRAQGDDQAIRGLLQLLGELFRTQGLADKDVGQLVTLEHIYEVQHTALDADIQNSMTRLVHQCGVDADGMKMRVAKAVAMLELIQETLPTDAKLVAQCLYPSIGAGSQLSSVSNALESLRQQNLLGYSEKNGYKIQSSAGEEWERDRRDIPVGRDAISELIQASLKELVQTPEKPRMEGRSFSIRALFSDSRIEDIAILDPRDPAAIVFDFRFLPEELRVENSWVVKSANPPYSGRIIWIAGKSDVAERARNLHRSQVMVNRYRARRESLNPAKKQLLMQEETNVEAHKRTLQQEVANAWLNGKLYFRGGILTARDHGSAFTTTLQTISNRHLPAIFPHFNPLNVMPEELKQLIQPELSGPSPKFMGENLGILSLDNGRYVPSCTGTIPTRVHEFIVAEDAVSGGDLINHFSGPPYGYTADVVKACVLGLIRGSKLKAEPEGLTTITAVRDAGVNDFALQDRVFKRATITPAEDDGGGPQLRARICKFFEDSLRISLDRENDAIADAVARYFPELARQLRETVERFNQLPGKPELPKKFAEFEQALELCTRNIRQTAPTVKAVDKHLNTLRDGIQLMRLYHSELDRNAIQAVKNAHDCLQYQIAQLQSIGVTPSNVEAATTLIESQLASERPWREIQSIEDAIQDVIAAYQSERALLMAEQSVKADEATARLKMRDGFATLTADQSHQVLRPLRRSITETTPEAIAPDLRSLRDGFDQTLRRAEEEANGILDEILHPATPIVRVDLKLHHREVSTPEEVEALINEVRACLLDSIQNGTRARIT from the coding sequence ATGACGATTAGCGAGCTTTTCGACTCCGACATCACTCGCCCGATTCCACCTGTGGTCTACTTCCATGAAAAGGACCCAGCACAACTCAAAAACGAGGTGGATGAGTACATCATCACTGGTGGATGGCCCGAAGGACACCCCAACCATGAGCGCACCAAGGACGGCATCCACGAACAATACGTCCGACTTCTCACGAATATAAGCCGTGAGCTCGCCAAGGAAGGCGGCCCAGAGCTCCCTACAGCGTGGATCTCGGGTTTTTACGGCTCGGGTAAGTCCAGCTTCGCAAAACTGCTAGGAATGGCTCTAGATGGCGTTGCGCTCCCCGATGGGACTTCGCTCGCTGAGGCATGGCTCAAGCGAAACACGTCCCCTCGTGCTCACGAGATGCGCGACGCATGGAAAGAACTTCGGCAGAAGGTCGAACCAATCTCGGTGGTCTTCGATATCGGTGGCATTGCCCGCGACCACGAACATGTTCACGTAGCTGCTCTTCGCCAAATCCAAAGTCGTTTGGGCTATTGCGCCCAAAATGCAAAAGTCGCACTCGCCGAACTCAAATTGGAGCGCGACGGCGAGTGGAAGCGGTTCGAAGAGAAAGCCTCTGAAGTTTTGGGCAAAAGTTGGAAGGAAAGTCGCCTTGGTTCGTTCGCTGATGAAGACTTCTCCGTGGTGATGTGCGCTTTGTACCCGTCGCGCTACCCGGAGCCACTGTCTTGGTTCACCGCGCACGGCGGGTCGACTCTCTCTGACAACTCTCCCGCTGAGACAGTTCAAGCCATCGCCGACATGCTTCGATTTCGCGCGCCGGATGCTACGCTCTTTTTGGTTGTTGACGAGGTCTCTCAGTACGTACTCGCCAATAAAGACCGAGTGGACCGACTGCGGGCTTTTGCCACCGAACTGGGCACCAAACTTCGTGGAAAAGTTTGGCTGATTGCCCTGGGCCAACAAATGCTAGACGACGGCGCCGGCGAGTCCTTCCTTGTTTGGGCCAAAGACCGATTTCCCCCGCAGCTTCGGGTGCATCTTTCCCCAAACAACATCCGAGACGTGGTGTACTTGCGGTTGCTCAAAAAGAAGGAAGCCGCAAAGCCTCAATTGCATCAGCTTTTCGAGAAACACCGCGCCGAGCTCAAGCTCCATGCTTATGGATGCGAGACGATTACCGCGGAAGATTTTGTAGACATGTACCCGATGCTTCCCGGTCAAATCGACCTCATTCTGCAAATCACCACGCAGCTCCGCATTCGGTCTAATCGCGCGCAAGGCGACGACCAGGCCATACGCGGCCTTTTGCAGCTCCTTGGAGAACTCTTCCGGACGCAGGGCCTTGCCGACAAGGACGTCGGCCAGCTGGTGACCCTGGAACATATCTATGAGGTTCAGCACACAGCTCTTGACGCTGATATTCAGAATTCCATGACTCGGCTCGTGCACCAGTGCGGCGTTGATGCCGACGGAATGAAGATGCGAGTGGCCAAGGCCGTGGCTATGCTCGAACTCATTCAGGAAACTCTGCCCACTGACGCAAAGCTAGTAGCGCAATGCCTCTATCCCTCCATCGGGGCTGGCAGTCAGCTCTCTTCCGTAAGCAATGCCCTGGAATCCCTTCGACAACAGAACCTACTCGGGTACTCCGAGAAGAACGGCTACAAGATCCAGTCGTCGGCCGGTGAAGAATGGGAGCGTGACCGTCGTGACATTCCGGTGGGTCGCGATGCCATCAGTGAGTTGATTCAAGCGAGCTTGAAGGAGTTGGTTCAAACACCTGAAAAGCCTCGGATGGAGGGGCGTTCATTCAGCATACGCGCGCTTTTTTCAGACTCTAGAATCGAAGACATCGCCATCTTGGACCCACGCGATCCGGCGGCCATTGTGTTCGACTTCAGGTTCCTGCCGGAAGAGTTGCGGGTGGAAAACAGCTGGGTCGTCAAGAGCGCAAACCCGCCGTATTCGGGCCGAATCATCTGGATCGCCGGCAAATCCGATGTAGCTGAACGCGCTAGAAACCTCCATCGCTCTCAGGTGATGGTGAACCGATACCGCGCGCGGCGTGAATCTTTGAACCCTGCCAAGAAGCAACTCCTGATGCAGGAAGAGACAAACGTTGAGGCGCACAAACGTACACTTCAACAAGAGGTCGCAAATGCGTGGCTCAACGGGAAGCTCTATTTCCGCGGTGGCATTCTCACAGCGCGGGATCACGGGTCTGCGTTCACCACTACTCTGCAGACCATCTCCAATCGGCATCTCCCCGCAATCTTCCCGCATTTCAACCCGCTCAACGTAATGCCTGAAGAGCTCAAGCAATTGATTCAGCCGGAGCTTTCTGGCCCGTCACCGAAATTCATGGGGGAGAATCTTGGGATACTTTCGCTGGATAATGGTCGCTATGTTCCTTCGTGTACCGGCACCATCCCCACGCGTGTGCATGAGTTTATTGTTGCAGAAGACGCAGTCAGCGGCGGTGACCTCATTAATCACTTCAGCGGCCCACCCTATGGCTACACTGCGGATGTGGTGAAAGCGTGCGTGTTAGGCCTGATTCGCGGAAGCAAACTCAAGGCGGAGCCAGAGGGTTTGACGACCATAACAGCGGTGCGCGATGCCGGTGTGAACGATTTTGCTCTCCAAGATCGTGTATTCAAACGCGCCACCATTACGCCTGCCGAAGATGATGGTGGTGGGCCTCAACTGCGTGCCCGAATCTGCAAGTTTTTTGAAGATAGTCTTCGAATTTCGCTCGACCGCGAAAACGACGCAATCGCCGATGCTGTGGCGAGATACTTTCCGGAGCTTGCCCGACAGCTGCGCGAAACCGTGGAGCGCTTCAATCAGCTCCCAGGCAAGCCAGAACTACCAAAAAAGTTCGCGGAGTTTGAGCAGGCGCTTGAGCTCTGCACGCGGAATATTCGCCAGACTGCACCCACAGTCAAAGCGGTGGACAAACACCTCAACACGTTGCGTGACGGCATACAGCTGATGCGGCTTTACCATTCGGAGCTGGACAGAAACGCAATCCAAGCGGTCAAGAACGCACACGATTGTTTGCAATACCAAATCGCACAACTTCAAAGCATTGGTGTGACGCCGTCAAACGTTGAAGCCGCGACCACACTCATTGAAAGCCAGCTCGCCTCGGAGCGGCCCTGGCGCGAGATCCAGTCGATTGAAGATGCCATTCAAGACGTTATTGCCGCGTACCAGAGTGAGCGCGCTCTACTCATGGCAGAACAATCTGTAAAAGCTGATGAAGCTACCGCTCGCCTGAAAATGCGCGATGGGTTCGCAACCCTTACCGCGGACCAGAGCCACCAGGTCTTGCGACCTTTGCGGCGGTCCATCACGGAAACCACACCCGAAGCAATCGCTCCCGACCTGCGTAGCCTCAGAGACGGGTTTGATCAGACCCTGAGACGTGCCGAGGAGGAAGCTAATGGCATTTTGGACGAGATCCTACACCCGGCCACTCCCATCGTCCGTGTGGATCTCAAGCTCCATCACCGCGAGGTCTCAACACCCGAAGAAGTTGAGGCACTGATCAACGAAGTCCGAGCATGCCTGCTCGACTCGATTCAAAACGGCACCCGCGCACGAATCACCTGA
- the brxE gene encoding BREX-6 system BrxE protein — translation MVHTGVNVQTDGLLSDEAADAILGLQFIIAWAGEGGEEKRLNWWRTDLVSEFGGIDLFQRLLPNTWEWAVLQAVREAARRTDQKIAARAQVPDRTISLFNLGFEIDELLEERLQVHKRSEIRPGQALNLEVMGEPGSSWKEDRFLDWLSGFEKVEFSPSPAGRLLKREASSPEILAKALVACLAPLSDEYPRPHIRR, via the coding sequence ATGGTACATACTGGAGTAAACGTGCAGACAGATGGGCTCCTGAGTGATGAAGCCGCCGACGCTATTCTCGGTTTGCAGTTCATCATCGCTTGGGCTGGAGAAGGGGGCGAAGAGAAGCGGCTCAATTGGTGGCGAACGGATCTGGTTTCGGAGTTTGGCGGAATCGACCTCTTTCAACGCTTGTTGCCCAACACATGGGAATGGGCAGTCCTGCAAGCGGTGCGCGAAGCAGCTCGTCGAACCGACCAAAAAATTGCTGCTCGAGCTCAGGTACCAGATCGGACGATTTCGCTTTTCAATTTAGGCTTCGAAATCGACGAACTGCTAGAAGAGAGGCTCCAAGTTCATAAACGCTCAGAGATTAGACCCGGTCAGGCACTCAATTTAGAGGTAATGGGCGAGCCCGGCAGTAGCTGGAAAGAGGACCGCTTCTTGGATTGGTTGAGCGGTTTTGAAAAGGTGGAGTTCAGTCCCTCTCCGGCGGGGCGCCTACTCAAGAGAGAGGCTTCTTCCCCAGAAATACTCGCCAAGGCCCTTGTGGCGTGCCTCGCTCCATTGAGCGACGAATACCCTAGACCTCACATACGTCGGTAA
- a CDS encoding DEAD/DEAH box helicase, producing MGWLDSLGKKFGRTKSEVREWRIDHNADLNGLTFFWKADTAKKNIFETEPLLSCTEQERVRRSYIQILAEADVLDSDGRISYETVARFEADDLRSLGLEYSKEWKLEIRPSKPIGRGDPGLVCEWIAPNREFFRGLEDARYKAIPCGFFHHEREELHILPGDILDLRQRVQHVPVFTKMSEEYGFLSEIQKGVEEAFERLGNSQSVVVDEQLQRERYIVPKADEVKLEARNTADGGIEIRPIMPGFETFEAAKEVLNANTTQIWHGTDNLGRERIALDDVAERLKVAKVMNIVRPEEKDTFLSDPMAFAEDRLRKHPELGSIALEDLDAMGMGQTLEPFVEEYLDRIEGYGVPVPVIYDPVELGTAPSLLEGVEPIQDMPERARDQKTPWSMPAVLLTKDNDEELRFAAEAAERLRQELHRFPISNHFEGTLHAHQEEGHIWLRTLWEAAQEKEAGQGGLLADEMGLGKTVQVAALLAYLAEHGLLKQTLIVVPGAVLQNWKNELNHFVNRRLRILIHQGPSRTKRPENLSAPDVIITTYETLGRDQLLFKNLSFNTLVVDEAHLIKNYNTVRARAVRAMKARLRIALSATPVENRLEELWAIIDFAQPGLLNSLRDYKQKYVVPIETNTEAQKAAKDLLTTLQPHYLRRTKDVLKNLPKKHVHVVELSMTPEQEEIYDLVRGGLRGIGARGLGIIHTLARTAAHPAATPVDVHPQTAEHVAPLLRDPETLIKSSPKFSFIIDKLQEIREKGERAIIFTSAKIVQPLLVRAIEHVFGFAPKCITGDEKIGNRPRILDEFDTSPGFNVIILSPQTVGLGVNLTGANHVFHLTREWNPSKEDQATARVYRIGQEREVHVYVPIVRHSRVLSVDERLNQLMEEKGRLTRSVIRPSGDLKIADEDFVVCLKDQPREEAILDTVVLDYVEQKAAFELRQSKTLPLPAVPVENPQIAETLERILRKKAIEVRAEANELQIDEIRELLFTIKHGAKHTRQIASELGYIPSVVTALMASLKHVLHFDGFVVLSSENKAPRGTDTSGMGEGLWYSLNENGLKELEQHLNAQVSFEDCVESVFDQIRKHKRLSEDDLAKLMGSPRQVRRFSDKVEALARRAGLNIRVQNGDKKWYILE from the coding sequence ATGGGATGGTTGGATAGCCTCGGAAAGAAGTTCGGCCGAACAAAGAGTGAAGTTCGCGAGTGGAGAATCGACCACAACGCTGACCTGAATGGGCTTACGTTCTTTTGGAAAGCGGACACAGCAAAAAAGAACATCTTTGAAACGGAGCCTCTGCTCTCATGCACGGAACAGGAGCGTGTCCGCCGTAGCTACATTCAAATTCTCGCAGAAGCTGATGTCCTCGATTCCGATGGCCGGATTTCTTACGAAACAGTAGCCAGATTTGAAGCAGACGATCTGAGGAGCCTTGGGCTCGAATATTCAAAAGAATGGAAACTGGAGATCCGTCCCTCCAAACCAATTGGGCGGGGCGACCCAGGTCTTGTTTGTGAGTGGATCGCCCCAAACCGTGAGTTTTTTCGAGGCTTGGAGGACGCCCGATACAAGGCGATTCCTTGTGGTTTCTTCCACCATGAGCGTGAAGAGTTACATATTCTGCCCGGTGATATCCTAGATCTTCGCCAACGGGTTCAACACGTTCCTGTATTCACCAAGATGAGTGAGGAGTACGGCTTTCTTTCGGAGATTCAAAAAGGGGTTGAAGAGGCCTTCGAGAGGCTAGGAAACTCACAAAGTGTGGTCGTAGATGAACAACTCCAACGTGAACGCTACATCGTGCCCAAAGCCGATGAAGTGAAACTCGAGGCGCGGAACACTGCTGATGGAGGCATTGAGATTCGCCCGATAATGCCGGGTTTCGAGACGTTCGAAGCGGCGAAGGAGGTGCTGAACGCGAACACCACACAAATCTGGCATGGCACAGACAACCTCGGAAGGGAGCGAATTGCCCTTGATGACGTGGCTGAACGGCTAAAGGTGGCCAAAGTCATGAACATCGTGAGGCCAGAGGAAAAGGATACATTCCTTAGCGATCCCATGGCCTTTGCCGAAGATAGACTAAGAAAACATCCTGAGCTTGGCTCGATAGCTTTAGAAGACCTTGATGCCATGGGGATGGGGCAAACCCTTGAGCCATTCGTCGAGGAGTATCTGGATAGAATCGAAGGGTACGGAGTACCAGTTCCAGTCATCTACGACCCAGTAGAACTAGGGACGGCACCTAGTCTCTTAGAAGGTGTGGAACCCATACAAGACATGCCGGAACGGGCGCGCGATCAGAAGACCCCTTGGAGCATGCCAGCGGTTCTCCTCACCAAGGACAATGACGAGGAATTGCGTTTTGCCGCCGAAGCTGCCGAGAGGCTGAGGCAGGAGCTTCATCGCTTTCCCATTTCAAACCACTTCGAGGGAACGCTTCACGCGCACCAAGAGGAGGGGCATATCTGGCTGCGCACCCTATGGGAAGCAGCCCAAGAGAAGGAGGCTGGACAAGGTGGACTCCTTGCTGACGAAATGGGGCTCGGCAAAACCGTTCAAGTCGCCGCCTTGCTCGCCTACCTGGCTGAACACGGGCTTCTCAAACAGACGCTGATTGTGGTTCCAGGCGCCGTGCTTCAGAACTGGAAGAACGAACTCAATCACTTCGTAAACAGGCGCCTCAGAATCCTCATTCATCAGGGACCTTCGCGGACCAAAAGGCCGGAGAACCTTTCAGCGCCCGATGTTATCATTACGACCTATGAGACACTCGGTCGCGATCAGCTATTGTTTAAGAACCTGAGTTTCAATACGCTAGTCGTTGACGAAGCCCACCTCATCAAGAACTACAACACAGTTAGAGCCCGTGCGGTTCGCGCGATGAAGGCCCGATTGCGCATCGCTCTATCGGCCACGCCGGTGGAAAACAGGCTCGAAGAATTGTGGGCAATCATTGACTTTGCGCAGCCAGGGCTCCTCAACTCCCTAAGGGACTACAAACAGAAGTATGTGGTCCCGATTGAGACCAACACTGAGGCCCAGAAGGCGGCGAAAGACCTACTCACCACGCTTCAACCCCACTACTTACGAAGAACCAAAGATGTCTTGAAGAATCTGCCAAAGAAACACGTGCATGTCGTAGAGTTGTCGATGACTCCCGAGCAAGAGGAGATCTACGACCTCGTCCGCGGTGGACTACGAGGTATTGGAGCGCGCGGACTTGGGATTATCCACACATTGGCGCGAACTGCAGCTCACCCTGCAGCCACGCCGGTTGACGTCCATCCACAAACTGCAGAGCATGTGGCACCCTTACTCAGAGACCCGGAAACGCTGATCAAGAGCAGTCCTAAGTTTTCTTTCATCATCGATAAGCTGCAAGAGATTAGAGAGAAAGGTGAACGCGCCATCATCTTTACCTCAGCCAAAATCGTTCAACCGCTTCTGGTGAGAGCGATCGAGCACGTCTTCGGATTCGCCCCGAAGTGCATCACAGGTGACGAAAAAATTGGAAATAGGCCCAGAATTCTCGACGAGTTCGATACTTCGCCGGGCTTCAATGTGATCATTCTCTCACCACAGACGGTGGGCCTTGGAGTCAATCTCACGGGGGCGAACCACGTCTTCCACCTAACTCGTGAATGGAATCCTTCAAAAGAAGACCAAGCCACAGCGCGCGTCTACCGCATCGGGCAAGAAAGAGAGGTGCACGTCTACGTTCCGATTGTTCGGCACTCTCGAGTGCTCTCCGTAGATGAACGCCTAAATCAACTCATGGAGGAAAAGGGACGACTAACACGCAGTGTGATACGCCCGAGTGGTGATCTCAAGATCGCCGACGAAGACTTCGTGGTCTGCCTCAAAGATCAACCTCGTGAAGAGGCTATCCTGGACACCGTGGTTCTCGACTATGTTGAACAAAAGGCCGCTTTTGAGCTCCGGCAATCCAAGACTCTTCCCTTGCCTGCCGTTCCGGTCGAAAATCCTCAAATCGCGGAGACTCTGGAACGCATTCTGAGGAAGAAGGCCATCGAAGTTCGAGCAGAGGCTAATGAACTGCAGATAGACGAGATTCGGGAGTTGCTCTTCACCATCAAGCACGGAGCCAAACACACTAGACAGATTGCTAGTGAACTTGGCTATATCCCGAGCGTGGTGACTGCTCTGATGGCCAGCTTGAAGCACGTCTTACACTTTGATGGTTTCGTCGTTTTGAGCAGTGAAAACAAGGCGCCTCGTGGTACAGACACCTCCGGGATGGGAGAGGGATTGTGGTACAGTTTGAATGAGAACGGGCTCAAAGAGCTTGAGCAACACCTAAACGCTCAAGTGAGCTTTGAGGACTGCGTGGAAAGCGTCTTTGATCAGATTCGCAAGCACAAGAGACTCTCGGAAGACGACCTAGCCAAGCTCATGGGCAGTCCTCGCCAGGTTCGGCGTTTCTCTGATAAAGTTGAAGCCTTGGCTCGGCGAGCGGGGCTGAATATCCGCGTTCAGAACGGTGATAAGAAATGGTACATACTGGAGTAA
- a CDS encoding DUF1819 domain-containing protein produces the protein MGSESTKLHTRILRYELGADDARVYWKRHHAGLSANEAFEHYWFGAKSMPRVENILSNMEARFGAYPNALAVLEQWTTMSPRTRAMICHWHTQLADPFYRSFTADFLVERRELGYLAVTREQVSEWVSGVFPQWAAATTRTATSKLLTTAFKAGLIESGRSPRTLTYPLVEDLALEYILYLLRETTFEGSILRNPYLVSVGLVESDLTYRLRKLHGIDFKQQGSIVEFGWRYDDLTEWGRATIHQDESPAEAS, from the coding sequence ATGGGATCTGAATCTACGAAGCTGCATACTCGGATACTGCGATACGAGCTCGGAGCCGATGACGCACGGGTGTACTGGAAGCGCCATCACGCTGGGCTCTCAGCAAATGAAGCCTTTGAGCACTATTGGTTTGGCGCAAAGAGCATGCCTCGGGTCGAAAACATCCTTAGCAATATGGAGGCACGCTTCGGCGCGTATCCGAACGCTTTGGCAGTTTTGGAGCAGTGGACCACAATGTCCCCGAGGACGCGTGCGATGATCTGCCACTGGCACACTCAGCTAGCCGACCCGTTCTATCGTAGCTTCACCGCAGATTTCCTCGTAGAGCGACGTGAACTTGGTTACCTAGCGGTGACTCGCGAGCAAGTCTCAGAGTGGGTCTCTGGGGTGTTTCCACAATGGGCCGCAGCCACGACTCGAACAGCTACCTCAAAGCTGCTCACCACGGCCTTCAAGGCCGGACTTATCGAGTCCGGTAGGAGCCCACGCACGCTCACCTATCCCTTGGTGGAAGATTTGGCCCTCGAGTACATTCTCTATCTGCTCCGGGAAACAACCTTCGAGGGGTCAATTCTGCGCAATCCCTATTTGGTTTCGGTGGGCCTTGTGGAATCAGACCTGACATACCGCCTTAGAAAACTGCACGGCATAGACTTTAAACAACAAGGTTCTATTGTCGAATTTGGCTGGCGCTACGACGACCTCACCGAGTGGGGCCGCGCCACTATCCACCAAGACGAATCTCCCGCGGAAGCCAGCTGA
- a CDS encoding BREX protein BrxB domain-containing protein, translating into MSVKEAVDALRRDLIQEDGPQISTMRNFRFAILQYLPTEEFKLREEIQRLSEELKANGWMVLALDLHAMLLERLRAQPDDWVERVIRREKLLSSSKSPEHGLNELRERLRPQIEGPNGLAKDCSKCISEFINDHQDIPDFQDRTLVLLGRAGALHPFLRPGNLLRHLDGHTNGVPVILLYPGEREGQTGLKFMGIDEPDNDYRPRIYS; encoded by the coding sequence ATGAGTGTGAAAGAAGCCGTTGACGCCCTGAGACGTGACCTGATTCAGGAAGATGGGCCCCAGATCAGCACGATGCGGAACTTTAGGTTCGCTATCTTGCAGTATCTACCAACGGAAGAGTTCAAACTACGCGAAGAGATTCAAAGGCTCAGTGAGGAACTCAAAGCGAATGGATGGATGGTTCTCGCTCTTGACCTCCACGCAATGCTCTTGGAGCGGCTGCGGGCGCAACCTGACGATTGGGTTGAACGCGTCATCCGAAGAGAAAAACTCTTGAGCAGCTCCAAGAGCCCCGAACACGGACTCAACGAACTGCGAGAACGACTACGACCTCAAATTGAAGGCCCAAACGGTTTGGCCAAAGACTGCAGCAAGTGCATTTCTGAGTTCATCAATGATCATCAAGACATCCCGGACTTCCAAGATCGTACGCTGGTTTTGCTAGGCCGCGCTGGCGCGCTCCATCCGTTCCTTCGACCAGGAAATCTGCTGCGTCACTTAGATGGCCATACCAACGGCGTTCCCGTGATCTTACTCTACCCAGGCGAGCGCGAGGGTCAGACCGGACTCAAGTTCATGGGCATCGACGAACCTGATAACGATTACCGTCCACGCATTTATTCGTGA